The proteins below come from a single Asanoa ferruginea genomic window:
- a CDS encoding LacI family DNA-binding transcriptional regulator, translating into MTRIDDVARLAGVSTATVSRALRGLPTVSQSTRERVLEAASQLGYIASPSASRLAGGKTRAVAVVVPRITPWFFSTVVEAAEERLHRAGYDLLLFNLGGSEHARQRLLYTSTLHKRVDALMLVATPLAENDFAAVTGLALPGVTVSAGTPVPGWPSVRIDDIATARTATDHLLSLGHRRIAHISGDSTDELAISTHLDRRHGFQQRMRSRGIEPDPALDVEATFTIAGGSKATAELLRRGDPPTAIFAASDEMAMGAIATLRSAGLRVPDDVSVIGVDDHDVAGVVGLTTVAQPAAAQGRIAAETLLGPLRGNVDEYGDRSVVLPTQLVVRDSTAPPRES; encoded by the coding sequence ATGACGAGGATCGACGACGTAGCCCGGCTGGCGGGCGTCTCCACCGCCACCGTGTCCCGGGCATTGCGCGGCCTGCCAACGGTCTCGCAATCGACCCGGGAGCGGGTGCTGGAGGCGGCCTCCCAGCTGGGCTACATCGCCTCGCCCAGCGCCTCCCGGCTCGCCGGGGGCAAGACCCGGGCGGTCGCGGTGGTCGTCCCACGGATCACGCCATGGTTCTTCAGCACCGTCGTCGAGGCCGCCGAAGAGCGGCTGCACCGGGCCGGCTACGACCTGTTGCTCTTCAACCTCGGCGGCAGCGAGCACGCCCGGCAGCGCCTGCTCTACACCAGCACGCTGCACAAACGGGTCGACGCGCTGATGCTGGTGGCGACACCACTGGCCGAAAACGACTTCGCCGCGGTCACCGGCCTCGCGCTGCCCGGCGTGACGGTCAGTGCCGGCACGCCGGTGCCGGGCTGGCCGAGCGTGCGGATCGACGACATCGCGACCGCGCGCACGGCCACCGACCATCTCCTCTCGCTCGGCCACCGGCGGATCGCGCACATCTCCGGTGACTCGACCGACGAACTCGCCATCTCCACCCACCTCGACCGCCGGCACGGCTTCCAGCAACGGATGCGCTCCCGGGGCATCGAGCCCGACCCGGCGCTCGACGTCGAGGCCACGTTCACCATCGCCGGCGGCAGCAAGGCCACCGCGGAACTGCTCCGCCGGGGCGACCCGCCGACCGCGATCTTCGCCGCCTCCGACGAGATGGCGATGGGCGCGATCGCCACGCTGCGCTCGGCCGGCCTGCGGGTCCCCGACGATGTCAGCGTGATCGGCGTCGACGACCACGACGTCGCCGGTGTGGTCGGGCTCACGACGGTCGCCCAACCGGCCGCCGCGCAGGGCCGGATCGCGGCAGAAACCCTGCTCGGCCCGCTGCGCGGCAACGTCGACGAGTACGGTGACCGGTCCGTGGTGCTGCCCACCCAACTGGTCGTCCGCGACTCGACGGCGCCGCCGCGGGAATCCTAG
- a CDS encoding carbohydrate ABC transporter permease: MTTTTPVLAGETVDEAPPRTAVGRVRKKLTSRTATTVSIVIALLWTVPTFGLLLSSFRPEDEIKTTGWWTFFTSPHLTLQNYDDVLFGRSSSSGQLALYFINSLVITIPSVLFPIAFAALAAYALSWINFRGRDWLYIVVFALQIVPLQMALVPLLSFFSRGVSLGGVTLMPAWDLDQEQKFIQVWFAHTCFALPFAIFLLHNFISQLPGELMEAARVDGAGHSKIFRSIVLPLITPALASLAIFQFLWVWNDLLVALIFSGGGRQTAPLTVRLADLAGTRGGEWQRLTAGAFVSIVIPLIVFLSLQRYFVRGLLTGSVKG, encoded by the coding sequence ATGACTACCACGACCCCCGTCCTCGCCGGCGAGACCGTCGACGAAGCACCACCGCGCACCGCGGTCGGCCGGGTGCGCAAGAAGCTCACCAGCCGCACCGCGACGACCGTGTCGATCGTCATCGCGCTGCTCTGGACGGTGCCGACGTTCGGCCTGCTGCTGTCGTCGTTCCGGCCCGAAGACGAGATCAAGACGACCGGCTGGTGGACGTTCTTCACCAGCCCGCACCTGACCTTGCAGAACTACGACGATGTCCTCTTCGGACGGTCGTCGTCCTCCGGCCAGCTGGCCCTCTACTTCATCAACTCGCTGGTCATCACGATCCCGTCGGTGCTGTTCCCGATCGCGTTCGCCGCCCTGGCCGCCTACGCGCTGTCGTGGATCAACTTCCGCGGTCGCGACTGGCTCTACATCGTCGTCTTCGCGCTCCAGATCGTGCCGTTGCAGATGGCGCTCGTACCCCTGCTGAGCTTCTTCTCCCGTGGTGTCTCCCTCGGTGGCGTCACGCTGATGCCGGCGTGGGATCTCGACCAGGAGCAGAAGTTCATCCAGGTCTGGTTCGCGCACACCTGTTTCGCGCTGCCGTTCGCGATCTTCCTGCTGCACAACTTCATCTCGCAGCTACCAGGCGAGCTGATGGAGGCGGCCCGGGTCGACGGCGCGGGGCACTCGAAGATCTTCCGGAGCATCGTGCTGCCGCTGATCACCCCCGCACTCGCGTCGCTGGCGATCTTCCAGTTCCTCTGGGTCTGGAACGACCTGCTGGTCGCGTTGATCTTCTCGGGTGGCGGTCGACAAACGGCTCCGCTGACCGTGCGACTGGCCGACCTCGCCGGCACGAGAGGCGGCGAGTGGCAACGCCTGACGGCTGGCGCGTTCGTGTCGATCGTCATACCGCTGATCGTCTTCCTGTCCCTACAGCGTTATTTCGTACGGGGACTGTTGACCGGCAGCGTCAAGGGCTGA
- a CDS encoding NAD-dependent epimerase/dehydratase family protein — protein sequence MRLLVLGGTVFLGRAVARLARAGGHDVTCLARGTTGGAVDGVRFVTGDRDRPDGLSAVDGETFDAVVDVTTRPSHARHAAAALAGRVGHYSFVSTCNVYPDDATPGQRADTAKLHDPAPPEIDNPRDGQMDMYGPCKVACENAIRDGIGADRVFLLRAGLIVGPEDRSDRFPYWVARMRRGGEVLAPGAPDELVQFVDVDDLAGWLLLAGTTGLAGAYDGMGLPMPRVRFLTELRDALAPAGPTLTWVDQDFLVEHDVRPWSGERALPLWLPLPEYGGFQSRDTTRSVEAGLPARPIAETALRTAHWMDTAPQDVKPGGLAPEDEAIVLREWHARSA from the coding sequence ATGCGACTTCTCGTACTCGGTGGAACGGTCTTTCTCGGTCGGGCGGTGGCCCGCCTGGCGCGGGCCGGTGGGCACGACGTGACCTGCCTGGCCCGCGGCACGACCGGCGGCGCGGTCGACGGGGTGCGGTTCGTGACCGGCGACCGCGACCGGCCGGACGGTCTGTCCGCAGTAGACGGTGAGACGTTCGACGCGGTGGTCGACGTCACGACCCGGCCGAGCCACGCCCGGCACGCCGCCGCGGCGCTCGCGGGCCGGGTCGGCCACTACTCGTTCGTGTCGACCTGCAACGTCTACCCCGACGACGCGACGCCCGGGCAGCGCGCCGACACCGCCAAGCTGCACGACCCGGCCCCGCCGGAGATCGACAACCCGCGCGACGGGCAGATGGACATGTACGGCCCGTGCAAGGTGGCGTGCGAGAACGCGATCCGCGACGGGATCGGTGCCGACCGGGTGTTCCTGCTCCGGGCCGGGCTGATCGTCGGTCCGGAGGACCGCTCCGACCGGTTCCCCTACTGGGTCGCGCGGATGCGCCGGGGCGGCGAGGTGCTCGCGCCGGGCGCGCCCGACGAGCTCGTGCAGTTCGTCGACGTCGACGACCTCGCCGGGTGGCTGCTGCTGGCGGGCACGACCGGGCTTGCCGGCGCGTACGACGGGATGGGTCTGCCGATGCCGCGCGTGCGGTTCCTGACCGAGCTGCGCGACGCGCTGGCCCCGGCCGGCCCCACCCTCACCTGGGTCGACCAGGACTTCCTGGTCGAGCACGACGTGCGGCCGTGGTCGGGGGAGCGGGCCCTGCCGCTCTGGCTGCCGTTGCCCGAATACGGCGGCTTCCAGAGCCGCGACACGACCCGCTCGGTGGAGGCCGGTCTACCGGCGCGCCCGATAGCCGAGACGGCCCTGCGTACCGCCCACTGGATGGACACGGCGCCGCAGGACGTGAAGCCGGGCGGTTTGGCCCCGGAAGACGAGGCGATCGTCCTGCGCGAGTGGCACGCGCGGTCGGCTTGA
- a CDS encoding dTMP kinase has protein sequence MAGNRRLRTVALVGIDGSGKTTQANRVAVVLADAGVPARYRQNAGGRAWFGHFARRVGRPDGPGLFGRRGMLLVESVLRWLAIARTSVRSAFGGDLAVMDRHAVCQYVSIRAHAGGRGERFARLAYGLFPAPDVTVLLAIDPRDAYARIEARGTDHESLSYLTAADAAYRSLPEAAGFLVVDAGGAPDEVTTAVLAALRPWLPPLTLPPDLDPTGPVTPVRTPE, from the coding sequence ATGGCGGGTAACAGGCGGCTGCGAACGGTCGCGCTGGTTGGCATCGACGGGTCCGGCAAGACGACCCAGGCCAACCGGGTGGCGGTGGTGCTCGCCGACGCGGGGGTGCCGGCGCGCTACCGGCAGAACGCCGGCGGGCGGGCCTGGTTCGGCCATTTCGCCCGGCGGGTCGGCCGGCCCGACGGGCCCGGTCTGTTCGGCCGCCGCGGGATGCTGCTGGTCGAGTCGGTGCTGCGCTGGCTCGCGATCGCCCGCACCTCGGTGCGCTCGGCGTTCGGCGGCGACCTCGCGGTGATGGACCGCCACGCCGTCTGCCAATACGTGAGCATCCGGGCACACGCGGGCGGCCGGGGCGAGCGGTTCGCCCGGCTGGCCTACGGGCTGTTCCCGGCGCCCGACGTCACCGTGCTGCTGGCGATCGACCCGCGCGACGCCTACGCCCGGATCGAGGCGCGCGGCACCGACCACGAGAGCCTGAGCTACCTGACCGCCGCCGACGCGGCTTACCGGTCGCTGCCCGAAGCCGCCGGGTTCCTGGTCGTCGACGCCGGCGGCGCGCCGGACGAGGTCACCACCGCGGTGCTGGCCGCGCTGCGGCCCTGGCTGCCGCCGCTCACGCTGCCGCCCGACCTCGACCCGACCGGCCCGGTCACGCCCGTCCGTACACCGGAATAG
- a CDS encoding carbohydrate ABC transporter permease: MEFQDFAPKLTMLLYGVIAFVVVVGGLLLLLDVVPNFFARRREAALIAAAEAPADGAAPGAPPRRGLRRKREGLLGLAFMIPALLLLLIGLVIPAIRTIILSLFNGNGEKFVGLRNYGWIFQENDIIRVLINTLAWVILVPLLATSVGLLYAVMIDRARFESVAKSLIFLPMAISFVGAGIIWKFVYAYRGEGDQIGLLNWLWVTVGGTPQQWLLDPPLNTLLLIVVMVWIQAGFSMVILSAAIKAIPADIVEAARLDGVTPWQMFWRVTLPSIRPSLIVVVVTITIATLKVFDIVRTMTNGNYDTNVVALEMYNQAFRYQENGQGSALAVFLFILVIPIVIFQIRNLRRQREV, encoded by the coding sequence ATGGAGTTCCAAGACTTCGCGCCGAAGCTGACGATGTTGCTGTACGGCGTAATCGCGTTCGTGGTGGTGGTCGGTGGACTGCTGCTCCTGCTCGACGTCGTGCCCAACTTCTTCGCCCGGCGCCGCGAGGCCGCCCTCATCGCCGCCGCCGAGGCGCCGGCCGACGGAGCCGCCCCCGGTGCGCCGCCCCGGCGCGGGCTGCGTAGGAAGCGCGAAGGCCTGCTGGGCCTCGCATTCATGATCCCCGCCCTGTTGCTGCTGCTGATCGGCCTGGTCATCCCGGCGATCCGGACCATCATCCTGTCGCTCTTCAACGGCAACGGTGAGAAGTTCGTCGGCCTGCGCAACTACGGATGGATCTTCCAAGAGAACGACATCATCCGGGTCCTGATCAACACCCTGGCCTGGGTCATCCTGGTGCCGCTGCTGGCCACGTCGGTCGGCCTGCTCTACGCGGTGATGATCGACCGGGCCCGGTTCGAGTCGGTGGCCAAATCGCTGATCTTCCTGCCGATGGCCATCTCGTTCGTCGGCGCCGGCATCATCTGGAAGTTCGTCTACGCCTACCGCGGCGAGGGCGACCAGATCGGCCTGCTCAACTGGCTCTGGGTGACCGTGGGCGGCACGCCGCAGCAGTGGCTGCTCGACCCGCCGCTCAACACGCTGCTGCTGATCGTCGTCATGGTGTGGATCCAGGCCGGCTTCTCGATGGTCATCCTGTCGGCGGCCATCAAGGCGATCCCGGCCGACATCGTCGAAGCCGCCCGGCTCGACGGCGTCACGCCCTGGCAGATGTTCTGGCGGGTCACGCTGCCGAGCATCCGGCCCTCGCTGATCGTCGTGGTCGTCACCATCACGATCGCCACGCTCAAGGTCTTCGACATCGTCCGGACGATGACCAACGGCAACTACGACACCAACGTCGTCGCGCTCGAGATGTATAACCAGGCCTTCCGTTACCAGGAGAACGGCCAGGGCTCCGCGCTCGCCGTCTTCCTGTTCATCCTGGTCATCCCGATCGTCATCTTCCAGATCCGCAACCTGCGCCGCCAGCGGGAGGTTTGA
- a CDS encoding metallophosphoesterase family protein, with amino-acid sequence MIRIAAVGDVHIDRDVLGRFRPALEELPGQADVLLLAGDLTRHGTEAEAKCVATEFGGLGVPVIAVLGNHDHHCDEVPGVLAALTDAGITVLEGDSTVVDIDGVRLGVAGVKGFGGGFAGRCASEFGEPEMKAFVRTTGVVAERLGTALRDLDCDVRVALTHYAPVPDTLAGEPLEIYPFLGSYLLGQAIDSAPTALAVHGHAHHGSERGRTPGGVRVRNVAHPVIKQAYSVFNLAPEHVSRPAPSGI; translated from the coding sequence GTGATCAGAATCGCTGCCGTCGGCGACGTGCACATCGACCGCGACGTGCTCGGCCGGTTCCGGCCCGCGCTGGAGGAGCTGCCCGGCCAGGCCGACGTGCTGCTGCTCGCCGGCGACCTGACCCGGCACGGCACCGAGGCCGAGGCCAAGTGCGTGGCCACCGAGTTCGGCGGGCTCGGCGTACCCGTGATCGCGGTGCTCGGTAACCACGATCATCATTGCGACGAGGTGCCGGGCGTGCTCGCCGCGCTGACCGACGCCGGCATCACGGTGCTCGAAGGCGACAGCACCGTGGTCGACATCGACGGCGTCCGGCTCGGCGTCGCGGGCGTGAAGGGCTTCGGTGGCGGGTTCGCCGGCCGGTGCGCAAGCGAGTTCGGCGAGCCGGAGATGAAGGCGTTCGTGCGCACCACCGGCGTCGTCGCCGAACGGCTCGGCACGGCGCTGCGCGACCTCGACTGCGACGTGCGGGTGGCGCTGACCCACTACGCCCCCGTGCCCGACACGCTCGCCGGCGAGCCGCTGGAGATCTACCCGTTCCTCGGGTCCTACCTGCTCGGGCAGGCGATCGACTCGGCGCCGACGGCGCTGGCCGTGCACGGGCACGCGCACCACGGCAGCGAGCGCGGGCGCACCCCCGGCGGGGTCCGGGTCCGCAATGTGGCCCACCCCGTCATCAAACAGGCGTACAGCGTGTTCAACCTCGCTCCGGAACACGTTTCTCGGCCGGCGCCCTCGGGTATTTGA
- a CDS encoding SDR family NAD(P)-dependent oxidoreductase, whose amino-acid sequence MNGRTVLVTGTHGGLGSAVVDEFVGAGWRVLAPVRRPRDTGRPEVVEVAADLTDPAAVGAAVEAAAADPAAPLRAVVNLVGGYGGGTLVHETSVDEVERLLAINVRPTFLATSLALPHLLRNGGAVVCMGARAALAPFATGSAYALSKAAVLAFSNGVAADYKQRGVRCNTVLPSVIDTPQNRREQPDADFGKWVPPAEIAAVIRFLASDESAPTSGAAIPVYGRA is encoded by the coding sequence ATGAACGGTCGAACCGTGCTGGTGACCGGCACGCACGGCGGGCTCGGCAGTGCCGTCGTCGACGAGTTCGTCGGCGCCGGCTGGCGGGTCCTCGCCCCGGTCCGCCGCCCCCGCGACACCGGTCGCCCCGAGGTGGTCGAGGTCGCCGCCGACCTCACCGACCCGGCCGCGGTCGGTGCGGCGGTCGAGGCGGCCGCCGCCGATCCGGCCGCGCCGTTGCGTGCGGTGGTCAACCTGGTCGGCGGCTACGGCGGCGGCACCCTCGTGCACGAGACCTCGGTCGACGAGGTCGAACGGCTGCTGGCGATCAACGTCCGGCCCACCTTCCTGGCCACCTCGCTGGCCCTGCCGCACCTGCTCCGCAACGGCGGCGCGGTGGTCTGCATGGGTGCCCGCGCGGCCCTCGCGCCGTTCGCCACCGGCAGCGCCTACGCGCTGTCCAAGGCGGCGGTGCTGGCGTTCTCCAACGGGGTCGCGGCCGACTACAAGCAGCGCGGTGTGCGCTGCAACACGGTGCTGCCGAGCGTGATCGACACGCCGCAGAACCGCCGCGAACAACCCGATGCCGACTTCGGCAAATGGGTCCCGCCGGCCGAGATCGCCGCGGTGATCAGGTTCCTGGCCAGCGACGAGTCGGCGCCGACCAGCGGCGCCGCTATTCCGGTGTACGGACGGGCGTGA
- a CDS encoding ABC transporter substrate-binding protein, translating to MAVSTRPRQALVLATTLALALSAAACSGDSGDGDSTAGSSPECAAFDKYSGSDGTTVSIYSSIRDAEADLLEESWKSFEDCTGITIEYEGSGEFEAQLPVKVDGGNAPDIAFVPQPGLLKRFADAGKLKEASADTKAMAEANYPKEWLDYATVGGKFYGAPFGSNVKSFVWYSPKLFAEKGWKVPTTWDEMTALSDTIAAAGIKPWCAGIESGDATGWPATDWIEDVMLRDAGADVYDQWVNHTIPFNDPKVASAVDRVGKILKDPKYVNGGFGDVKSIATTSFQEGGTPILENKCTMYRMASFYANQWPEGTKVAEDGDVFAFYLPAVDPAKGKPVLGGGEFTVAFADRPEVQKVQTYLASGEAANTRAKLGNWVSANNKLEIANVGNPIDKLAVEILQDKSAVFRFDGSDLMPAAVGAGTFWKGMVDWINGKSTTEVLNQIENSWPK from the coding sequence ATGGCGGTCTCCACCAGACCTCGCCAAGCCCTCGTGCTGGCCACCACTCTGGCGCTGGCCCTCAGCGCCGCCGCTTGCAGCGGCGACAGTGGTGACGGCGACAGCACCGCAGGCAGCTCACCCGAGTGCGCTGCCTTCGACAAATACAGTGGCAGTGACGGCACCACCGTTTCGATCTACTCGTCCATTCGTGACGCCGAGGCTGACCTCCTCGAGGAGTCCTGGAAGTCGTTCGAGGACTGCACCGGCATCACCATCGAATATGAGGGCAGCGGCGAGTTCGAGGCGCAGCTGCCGGTGAAGGTCGACGGCGGCAACGCCCCCGACATCGCCTTTGTCCCGCAGCCGGGCCTGCTCAAGCGCTTCGCCGATGCCGGCAAGCTCAAGGAGGCCTCGGCCGACACCAAGGCGATGGCCGAGGCCAACTACCCGAAGGAATGGCTCGACTACGCGACCGTCGGCGGCAAGTTCTACGGCGCGCCGTTCGGCTCCAACGTCAAGTCCTTCGTCTGGTACTCGCCGAAGCTGTTCGCCGAGAAGGGCTGGAAGGTCCCGACCACCTGGGACGAGATGACCGCGCTCAGCGACACCATCGCTGCCGCCGGCATCAAGCCGTGGTGCGCGGGCATCGAGTCCGGTGACGCGACCGGTTGGCCGGCCACCGACTGGATCGAAGACGTCATGCTCCGCGACGCCGGCGCCGACGTCTACGACCAGTGGGTCAACCACACCATCCCGTTCAACGACCCCAAGGTCGCCTCGGCGGTCGACCGGGTGGGCAAGATCCTGAAGGACCCGAAGTACGTCAACGGCGGCTTCGGTGACGTCAAGAGCATCGCGACCACCTCCTTCCAGGAGGGTGGCACGCCGATCCTCGAGAACAAGTGCACGATGTACCGGATGGCGTCGTTCTACGCCAACCAGTGGCCCGAGGGCACCAAGGTCGCCGAAGACGGCGACGTGTTCGCCTTCTACCTGCCGGCCGTCGACCCGGCCAAGGGCAAGCCGGTCCTCGGCGGTGGCGAGTTCACCGTCGCGTTCGCCGACCGTCCCGAGGTCCAGAAGGTGCAGACCTACCTGGCTTCCGGCGAGGCCGCCAACACCCGCGCCAAGCTCGGCAACTGGGTGTCGGCCAACAACAAGCTGGAGATCGCCAACGTCGGCAACCCGATCGACAAGCTGGCCGTCGAGATCCTCCAGGACAAGAGCGCCGTCTTCCGGTTCGACGGTTCCGACCTGATGCCCGCCGCCGTCGGCGCCGGGACGTTCTGGAAGGGCATGGTCGACTGGATCAACGGCAAGAGCACCACTGAGGTGCTCAACCAGATCGAGAACTCCTGGCCCAAGTAA
- a CDS encoding GPGG-motif small membrane protein, producing the protein MDLLLWILAVILVVAGIFALFRRQILWGVVLIIVGLLVGPGGVSIFS; encoded by the coding sequence ATGGACCTACTTCTTTGGATCCTCGCAGTGATCCTCGTCGTCGCCGGCATCTTCGCGCTGTTCCGGCGGCAGATCCTGTGGGGTGTCGTGCTCATCATCGTCGGCCTGCTCGTGGGCCCCGGCGGCGTCAGCATCTTCAGTTGA
- a CDS encoding MHYT domain-containing protein yields MAEIHHFAHGAFNPIAAYLLAFIGSLLGLVCTARARATRQRSRRTRWLVLASIAIGGAGIWLMHFMAMLGFSVPASPLRYDPYLTMSSLALSVLTVGAGLFIVGFGRRRWLRIIGGGFVTGIGVVAMHYTGMLAMRVYGNISYDPRLVLASIGVAVVAATVALWFTVTVGSWPRITMAAAVMALAVCGMHYTGMAALHVRLHESGIHHVQGVSPMQLLVPIVLISSAALIGMAFSGLKAMTEEEFAAPPAPPSTGGRHSETPFTVALRPGSETF; encoded by the coding sequence GTGGCAGAGATTCATCACTTTGCACATGGCGCCTTCAACCCGATAGCGGCCTACCTGCTGGCCTTCATCGGATCGTTGCTCGGCCTGGTGTGCACCGCGCGGGCACGCGCGACCCGTCAACGGTCCCGGCGCACCCGCTGGCTCGTGCTCGCCTCGATCGCGATCGGCGGCGCCGGGATCTGGCTGATGCACTTCATGGCGATGCTCGGCTTCTCCGTGCCGGCCAGCCCGCTGCGCTACGACCCCTACCTGACCATGTCGAGCCTCGCGCTCTCGGTGCTCACCGTTGGCGCCGGGTTGTTCATCGTCGGCTTCGGCCGGCGGCGCTGGCTGCGGATCATCGGCGGCGGCTTCGTCACCGGGATCGGCGTGGTCGCGATGCACTACACCGGCATGCTCGCGATGCGGGTCTACGGCAACATCAGCTACGACCCGCGGCTGGTCCTCGCGTCGATCGGCGTCGCGGTGGTCGCGGCGACGGTGGCCCTGTGGTTCACCGTCACGGTCGGCAGTTGGCCGCGCATCACGATGGCCGCGGCGGTGATGGCGCTTGCGGTGTGCGGCATGCACTACACCGGCATGGCCGCGCTGCACGTCCGGCTGCACGAGTCCGGCATCCATCACGTCCAGGGCGTTTCGCCCATGCAACTGCTCGTGCCCATCGTCCTGATCTCCTCCGCGGCGCTGATCGGCATGGCGTTCAGCGGTCTCAAGGCGATGACCGAGGAGGAGTTCGCCGCCCCACCGGCGCCGCCGAGCACCGGCGGTCGGCACTCCGAGACACCGTTCACGGTCGCGCTGCGACCCGGCAGCGAGACGTTCTGA
- a CDS encoding nucleotidyltransferase family protein → MASHGDDSLLLTLKRVAAVLKQEEIPFALAGSFAVYAHGGHSSDHDVDFLIKEEDAERSLAALVEAGFTAERPPEDWLVKVYDEDGHLVDLIHRPIESPVTDETFGDTVTRTVDAIQMPVLSATGLMVHKLLSFSQHYCDFARGLPLARSLREQIDWDRVRKETAQSPYAEAFLVLLDRLDVVPYPGYRRD, encoded by the coding sequence ATGGCATCGCACGGGGACGATTCGCTGCTGCTGACCCTCAAGCGGGTCGCGGCCGTCCTCAAGCAGGAGGAGATTCCGTTCGCGCTCGCCGGCAGCTTCGCCGTGTATGCGCACGGTGGGCACTCCAGCGACCACGACGTCGACTTCCTGATCAAGGAGGAGGACGCCGAGCGGTCGCTGGCCGCGCTGGTCGAGGCCGGCTTCACCGCCGAGCGCCCGCCGGAGGACTGGCTGGTCAAGGTCTACGACGAAGACGGCCACCTGGTCGACCTGATCCATCGCCCGATCGAGAGCCCGGTGACCGACGAGACATTCGGCGACACCGTGACCCGCACGGTCGACGCGATCCAGATGCCGGTGCTCTCCGCGACCGGGCTGATGGTGCACAAGCTGCTCAGCTTCTCCCAGCACTACTGCGACTTCGCCCGGGGCCTCCCGCTGGCCCGCTCGCTGCGCGAGCAGATCGACTGGGACCGGGTACGCAAGGAGACCGCGCAGTCGCCGTACGCCGAAGCGTTTCTGGTTTTGCTCGATCGGCTCGATGTCGTGCCCTACCCCGGTTACCGGAGGGACTGA